One window of Armatimonadota bacterium genomic DNA carries:
- a CDS encoding sulfatase-like hydrolase/transferase, with translation MAKDSGITRRDFMKAAGAVSIGLVLGTQGGARAEGDQKMERPNILWICTDQQRYDTIASLGNKHIRTPNLDRLASEGVAFTHAFCQSPVCTPSRASFLTGRYPRATRARQNGQNIPADEVLVTKMLADAGYDCGLSGKLHISACNGRVERRIDDGYRVFNWSHGPSGHWKDNDYIKWLESKGYKWDDLYHPKGYAWAGIPAELHQTKWCVDKAIEFIEEDRKGPWLMSVNIYAPHHPFDPPKEYLDRYDPDALPDCDYVEGELADKPAFQRSDHEGSDGRPPFSKMTPRERREIKAAYYAMIEHIDHNVGRILEMLDDTGRRKNTIVIFTSDHGELLGDHGVFLKGPYTYDCSVRVPLIISWPGHFEQGVKSDALVELTDLAPTLLGVAGMPVPSQMQGRPLTDLLTGKIEKHRDSVFCESYNNVVGSNKPGLRVSMVRTRTHKIAVVHGTGEGELYDLQADPGEHDNLWYSEEHSGLKAEMTALCFDASIATIDPIPPRIAPW, from the coding sequence ATGGCGAAAGACAGCGGCATCACGCGCAGAGATTTCATGAAGGCGGCGGGTGCGGTATCGATAGGATTGGTACTCGGTACTCAGGGCGGCGCGCGAGCAGAAGGAGATCAGAAGATGGAGCGCCCGAACATACTCTGGATATGCACCGACCAGCAGCGGTACGACACGATCGCGTCGCTCGGCAACAAGCACATCCGCACGCCGAACCTCGACCGTCTGGCGTCGGAGGGCGTCGCGTTTACCCATGCGTTCTGCCAGAGCCCCGTCTGCACGCCGAGCAGGGCCTCGTTCCTGACCGGACGCTACCCCCGCGCCACGCGCGCCCGTCAGAACGGACAGAACATCCCCGCGGACGAGGTGCTCGTGACGAAGATGCTCGCCGACGCCGGCTACGACTGCGGGCTCTCCGGCAAGCTGCACATATCGGCGTGCAACGGACGGGTCGAGAGACGGATTGACGACGGATACCGGGTTTTCAACTGGAGCCACGGTCCCTCCGGGCACTGGAAGGACAACGACTACATCAAATGGCTGGAGTCAAAGGGTTACAAGTGGGACGATCTCTATCACCCCAAAGGTTACGCCTGGGCGGGCATACCGGCGGAACTTCATCAGACCAAATGGTGCGTGGACAAGGCGATCGAGTTCATAGAGGAGGACCGCAAGGGCCCGTGGCTGATGAGCGTCAACATCTATGCGCCGCACCATCCGTTCGACCCGCCGAAGGAGTACCTCGACCGCTACGATCCGGACGCACTGCCCGATTGCGACTACGTGGAGGGAGAGCTGGCGGACAAGCCGGCGTTCCAGCGCTCTGACCACGAAGGCTCCGACGGTCGGCCGCCGTTCAGCAAGATGACTCCCCGCGAACGACGTGAGATCAAGGCGGCGTACTACGCGATGATAGAGCACATAGACCACAATGTCGGCCGCATCCTCGAGATGCTCGACGACACCGGTCGGCGGAAGAATACCATCGTCATCTTTACCAGCGATCACGGTGAACTATTGGGCGACCACGGCGTCTTTCTCAAGGGACCCTACACCTACGACTGCTCGGTCCGTGTGCCGCTGATCATTTCGTGGCCGGGACACTTCGAGCAGGGCGTGAAGAGCGATGCCCTCGTGGAGCTGACGGACCTTGCGCCGACTCTGCTCGGCGTTGCCGGGATGCCTGTTCCCAGTCAAATGCAGGGTCGGCCGCTGACGGACCTGCTCACCGGCAAGATAGAGAAGCACAGAGACAGCGTGTTCTGCGAGTCATACAACAACGTGGTCGGCTCGAACAAGCCGGGCCTGCGTGTCTCGATGGTCCGCACGAGGACCCACAAGATCGCGGTCGTTCACGGAACGGGTGAGGGTGAGTTGTACGACCTCCAAGCCGACCCCGGCGAGCACGACAACCTCTGGTACAGCGAGGAGCACTCGGGGCTGAAGGCCGAGATGACGGCGCTCTGCTTCGACGCGAGCATCGCCACCATAGACCCGATCCCACCGAGGATCGCTCCTTGGTAG
- a CDS encoding DUF4965 domain-containing protein: MMILRKILCLTAIAACLLVSGTAVAEEGKPFRPPAIPLATHNPYFSVWQMSDRLTDDWAKHWTGGVNAIGGIVMVDGKPYRYAGMTPNKFPLVEQTGLEVTPTRSIYTLEAGGVRTTLTFTSPVLANDIDLLTRPVSYVTWDMRAADGRTHDVKVYFDVPGEWAVNSPDQKVRWNRYQLEGMDLLSIGTDEQPILKRAGDGVRIDWGYVYLGVPGATDTVIMDGNKARDHFASTGKLPPADDMGMPRAEHDAWPTMCCMFDLGKVGTSPVSRHVLIAYDEVFAVEYMERRLRPYWKRTGMDMGQLLTTAEADYPSLMSRCAAFDDQLVADLTKVGGPKYASLCAAAYRQCAAGHGYAADFDGALMAFSKENTSNGCIGTVDIAYPASPFWMLLNPRVLEANLTPVMEYARSARWKWPFAPHDLGTYPLANGQVYGGGERTEENQMPVEESGNMILMIAALAKIEGNADYAAKYWSLISRWAEYLREKGMDPENQLCTDDFMGHLAHNANLSIKAIEALGAYGMLADMIGQEETAAEYRKLAREMAAEWVNMADDGDHFRLAFDKPGTWSQKYNLVWDGLLGLNLFPPDIARKEIAFYKTKQNELGLPLDVRGTLTKTDWLIWTATMTESRTDFEAFVGPAYNYYNRTTARVPMTDLYYTDNLEKAWLHSRPVIGGIFIKMLSDRAMWKKWAGRAGK, encoded by the coding sequence ATGATGATTCTAAGGAAGATACTGTGTCTGACCGCCATTGCCGCATGCTTGCTCGTATCGGGGACGGCAGTTGCGGAAGAGGGGAAGCCCTTCCGGCCGCCGGCCATTCCCCTGGCGACGCACAATCCATACTTCAGCGTGTGGCAGATGAGCGACCGCCTGACCGACGACTGGGCAAAGCACTGGACCGGCGGCGTGAATGCGATCGGCGGAATCGTGATGGTGGACGGCAAGCCCTATCGGTACGCAGGGATGACGCCGAACAAGTTCCCGTTGGTAGAGCAGACCGGCCTCGAGGTGACCCCGACTCGCTCGATCTACACTCTCGAGGCCGGCGGAGTGCGAACGACGCTCACGTTCACATCGCCCGTACTGGCGAATGATATTGATCTTCTCACGAGGCCGGTGAGCTACGTCACATGGGATATGAGGGCTGCCGACGGCAGGACGCACGACGTGAAGGTGTACTTCGACGTCCCCGGCGAGTGGGCGGTCAATTCGCCCGACCAGAAGGTGCGCTGGAACAGATACCAACTCGAGGGCATGGACTTGCTCAGCATCGGCACCGACGAGCAGCCGATCCTGAAGCGGGCGGGCGACGGAGTGCGGATCGACTGGGGCTATGTCTACCTCGGCGTCCCGGGCGCGACCGACACCGTCATCATGGACGGCAACAAGGCGAGAGATCATTTCGCTTCGACCGGCAAACTCCCGCCCGCGGACGACATGGGCATGCCCCGCGCCGAGCACGATGCATGGCCGACGATGTGCTGCATGTTCGATCTGGGCAAGGTCGGAACATCGCCGGTCTCGCGCCATGTGTTGATCGCCTACGACGAGGTCTTCGCGGTCGAGTACATGGAGCGGAGACTCCGGCCGTACTGGAAGCGGACCGGCATGGACATGGGCCAGCTTCTCACGACCGCCGAGGCGGATTATCCCTCGCTCATGTCAAGGTGCGCAGCGTTCGACGATCAGCTCGTCGCAGACCTGACCAAGGTCGGCGGCCCGAAGTACGCGTCGCTCTGTGCAGCGGCATACCGTCAGTGCGCGGCAGGTCACGGGTACGCGGCCGACTTCGACGGCGCGCTGATGGCCTTCTCGAAGGAGAACACGAGCAACGGCTGCATCGGGACGGTCGACATCGCCTACCCCGCGTCGCCGTTCTGGATGCTGCTCAACCCGAGGGTCCTCGAGGCGAACCTGACTCCCGTGATGGAATACGCCCGGTCGGCGCGCTGGAAGTGGCCGTTTGCTCCGCATGACCTCGGCACGTATCCGCTGGCGAACGGGCAGGTCTACGGCGGCGGCGAGCGCACCGAGGAGAACCAGATGCCGGTCGAGGAGTCGGGCAACATGATCCTCATGATCGCCGCCCTGGCGAAGATCGAGGGAAACGCCGATTACGCTGCGAAGTACTGGAGCCTGATCTCCCGCTGGGCGGAGTACCTGCGTGAGAAGGGCATGGACCCGGAGAACCAGCTCTGCACCGACGACTTCATGGGCCACCTGGCGCACAACGCGAACCTCTCGATCAAGGCGATCGAGGCGCTCGGGGCATACGGCATGCTTGCGGATATGATCGGCCAAGAGGAGACGGCCGCCGAATACCGAAAGCTCGCAAGGGAGATGGCCGCCGAGTGGGTCAATATGGCGGACGACGGCGATCACTTCCGTCTGGCGTTCGACAAGCCGGGCACGTGGAGCCAGAAGTACAACCTCGTGTGGGACGGGCTGCTCGGCCTCAACCTCTTCCCGCCGGATATCGCCCGCAAGGAGATCGCCTTCTACAAGACGAAGCAGAACGAACTCGGCCTGCCGCTCGACGTTCGCGGGACTCTCACCAAGACCGACTGGCTGATCTGGACGGCGACGATGACCGAATCGAGGACCGACTTCGAGGCATTCGTCGGCCCTGCTTACAACTACTACAATCGAACCACGGCGCGGGTCCCGATGACCGATCTGTACTACACGGACAACCTGGAGAAGGCCTGGCTTCACTCACGGCCGGTGATCGGCGGGATATTCATTAAGATGCTCTCAGACCGGGCGATGTGGAAGAAGTGGGCGGGGAGGGCTGGCAAATAG
- a CDS encoding Gfo/Idh/MocA family oxidoreductase → MPYKMIQVGTGGFGGWWCRNFLPPNVEEGLVEVVAAVDTNPEAFANAKEGLGLPDDKLYTDIRKAFDENKADFCTIVVPPAFHEQVVDIALDHDMHILSEKPIADSLEASVRIADKVRRAGKKMGVTMSHRFDQDKTTMRRELRSGEHGALDYLICRFTHDCRRFASWGKFRHEIPDALMVEGAVHHLDIMADFAGAKCDTIYAQTWNPSWGEFAGDSQGLVIMSFENNTRGFYEGAKTNAVCLNGWSNEYFRAECELSTLILSRRKLTRYAYKPDKEWGEEDVAHEIPLIEQPKWSNTWLIEKFVRWLDGGEPMETNVEDNLQSIALIFAAIRSSRTGQPVKVQELLASAKSSKR, encoded by the coding sequence ATGCCGTACAAGATGATTCAGGTCGGTACAGGAGGATTCGGGGGCTGGTGGTGCAGGAACTTCCTGCCGCCGAACGTCGAGGAGGGCCTCGTCGAGGTAGTCGCCGCGGTGGACACGAATCCCGAAGCCTTCGCTAACGCGAAGGAGGGCCTCGGCCTGCCGGACGACAAGCTCTACACCGACATCCGCAAGGCATTCGACGAGAACAAGGCCGATTTCTGCACAATCGTCGTGCCGCCGGCGTTCCACGAGCAGGTCGTGGACATCGCGCTTGATCACGACATGCACATCCTCTCCGAGAAGCCGATCGCCGACTCGCTCGAGGCGTCCGTCCGGATCGCGGACAAGGTAAGACGCGCCGGGAAGAAGATGGGCGTTACCATGAGCCACCGCTTCGACCAGGACAAGACCACCATGCGCCGGGAACTCCGCTCCGGGGAGCATGGGGCACTCGACTACCTGATCTGCCGGTTTACGCACGACTGCCGGCGGTTCGCGTCATGGGGCAAGTTCAGGCACGAGATCCCCGATGCGCTGATGGTCGAAGGCGCGGTTCACCACCTCGACATCATGGCCGACTTCGCAGGCGCGAAGTGCGATACGATCTACGCTCAGACCTGGAACCCGTCCTGGGGTGAGTTCGCCGGCGACTCCCAGGGCCTGGTGATCATGTCGTTCGAGAACAACACTCGTGGCTTCTACGAGGGCGCGAAGACGAACGCCGTCTGCCTGAACGGTTGGTCGAACGAGTATTTTCGCGCCGAGTGCGAGCTGTCCACGCTCATCCTGAGCCGACGCAAGCTGACGCGCTATGCCTACAAGCCGGACAAGGAGTGGGGCGAGGAGGATGTGGCGCACGAGATCCCGCTGATTGAGCAGCCGAAGTGGTCGAACACCTGGCTGATCGAGAAGTTCGTCCGCTGGCTCGACGGCGGTGAGCCGATGGAGACCAACGTCGAGGACAACCTGCAATCCATCGCGCTGATCTTCGCTGCGATCCGGAGCAGCCGCACCGGCCAGCCGGTCAAGGTGCAGGAACTGCTTGCCTCGGCGAAGTCAAGCAAACGATGA
- a CDS encoding sulfatase: MSGTTRREFIRTAGTAAAGLALSGFGVLPAEGAKDERPNILFIIADDWSFPHASILGDKVLKTPNFDKVAREGVLFTNSHCAAPTCTASRGGVLTGQAMHRLDEGANLYSMLPGRFQTYPDILEKNGYFIGLNGKGWGPGPLEPAGRTRNPAGPEFKNFREFVAQAPKDKPFCFWFGSNFPHRDYDGGSGARSGMKPEDVEVPPFWPDADIVRNDILDYYLEVQQFDAQVGAILNNLEMSGRAENTIVVITSDNGMPFPRSKANLYDIGTHMPLAIRWPAKVKGGRKVDDPVSHTDFAPTFLDAAGIKPLDDMTGASLLGLLTEDKPLGRDAVFIERERHVNCRKGDLSYPARAVRTKDYLYIRNFRPGLWPAGDPEMWVAVGPFGDMDTSPTKSLLLDKRDDPKIKPFFELATAMRPGEELFDLKNDRWCIKNVAADPAYADAKKMLAEKLKDWMARTADPRAKGTEDPRWDDYPYAGVLGEWVIKKPKAP; the protein is encoded by the coding sequence ATGAGCGGGACTACCAGAAGGGAGTTTATCAGGACGGCTGGGACGGCCGCTGCGGGACTGGCATTGTCCGGCTTCGGCGTGCTGCCGGCAGAGGGAGCGAAGGACGAGCGCCCGAACATCCTGTTCATCATCGCCGATGACTGGTCGTTCCCGCACGCGAGCATCCTGGGCGACAAGGTCCTGAAGACGCCGAACTTCGACAAGGTTGCGAGGGAAGGCGTGCTCTTCACCAACTCCCACTGCGCCGCACCGACTTGCACCGCGTCGAGGGGAGGAGTGCTGACCGGCCAGGCCATGCACCGTCTCGACGAGGGGGCGAACCTCTACTCCATGCTCCCGGGCAGGTTCCAAACGTACCCCGACATCCTTGAGAAGAACGGGTATTTCATCGGTCTGAACGGCAAGGGCTGGGGGCCGGGTCCGCTCGAGCCGGCGGGCCGGACGCGCAACCCGGCCGGGCCGGAGTTCAAGAACTTCAGGGAGTTCGTCGCCCAGGCCCCGAAGGACAAGCCGTTTTGCTTCTGGTTCGGCAGCAACTTCCCGCACCGGGACTATGACGGCGGCTCGGGCGCCCGGTCCGGGATGAAGCCCGAGGATGTCGAGGTGCCTCCGTTCTGGCCTGACGCCGATATCGTGCGGAACGATATCCTGGACTACTACCTGGAGGTCCAGCAGTTCGACGCGCAGGTCGGGGCGATCCTCAACAACCTTGAGATGTCCGGCCGCGCCGAAAACACGATCGTGGTCATCACGAGCGACAACGGCATGCCCTTCCCGAGGTCGAAGGCGAACCTCTACGATATCGGCACTCACATGCCTCTCGCGATCAGGTGGCCCGCGAAGGTCAAGGGTGGACGGAAGGTGGACGACCCCGTCAGCCACACGGACTTCGCGCCGACGTTCCTCGACGCGGCGGGGATCAAACCGCTCGACGACATGACCGGCGCCAGTTTGCTCGGGCTGCTCACCGAGGACAAGCCGCTCGGAAGGGACGCCGTTTTCATTGAACGGGAGCGGCACGTGAACTGTCGGAAGGGCGACCTCAGTTATCCGGCGCGGGCTGTCCGCACGAAGGACTACCTCTACATCCGTAACTTTAGGCCCGGGCTATGGCCCGCCGGCGACCCCGAGATGTGGGTGGCCGTCGGCCCGTTCGGCGACATGGACACGAGTCCCACCAAGTCCCTGCTGCTCGACAAGAGGGACGATCCCAAGATCAAGCCGTTCTTCGAGCTGGCGACCGCCATGCGTCCGGGGGAGGAGCTTTTCGATCTTAAGAATGACCGGTGGTGCATCAAGAACGTGGCTGCTGATCCGGCCTACGCCGACGCCAAGAAGATGCTTGCGGAGAAGCTGAAGGACTGGATGGCGAGGACCGCCGATCCGAGGGCAAAGGGCACCGAGGACCCGCGGTGGGACGACTATCCGTACGCCGGAGTGCTGGGCGAGTGGGTCATCAAGAAGCCGAAGGCCCCTTGA
- a CDS encoding sulfatase, producing MANLTRREFFRTAGTAAAGLALTGFGVLPAEAAEQRPNILFVIADDWSYPHAGACGDRVVKTPNFDRVAREGVLFNDSYCAAPTCTASRAGILTGQWVHRLDEGANLNCFLPRRFECYTDILEEAGYSVGQTGKAWGPGTLEGSGRIRNPAGPGFKDFAAFLDQAPKDKPFCFWFGSTNPHRPYELGTGARSGMNAEDVAVPGFLPDTPEVRSDILDYYYEVQLFDRQLGEQLAVLDERGLVENTIVVVTSDNGMPFPRSKANVYDTSCHMPLAVRWPQKVKGARKVDGFVSHTDFAPTFLEAAGIKPRSDMTGKSLLGVLTRGRSPERDCIFLERERHANVRKDNAAYPMRAVRTTEFHYIWNPFPERWPAGDPKEYTPKALGFGDIDGSPTKTLVVTGHSDEGVAKYARLAIDKRPEEELYDLRKDPWQIENVADKPEYAAAKKDMRARLDKWMKETGDPRAVNPRDERWDKYGYSGRRAPVPAQK from the coding sequence ATGGCGAACCTGACTCGGCGTGAGTTCTTCAGGACGGCGGGGACGGCCGCTGCCGGGCTGGCGCTGACCGGCTTTGGCGTACTGCCGGCCGAGGCGGCGGAACAGCGGCCGAACATTCTCTTCGTCATCGCGGACGACTGGTCGTATCCTCATGCGGGAGCCTGCGGCGACAGGGTCGTCAAGACGCCGAACTTCGACCGCGTGGCGAGGGAGGGGGTCCTGTTCAACGACTCGTACTGCGCCGCCCCGACGTGTACCGCTTCCCGTGCGGGGATTCTCACCGGCCAGTGGGTGCATCGCCTGGACGAAGGGGCCAATCTGAACTGCTTCCTGCCGCGCCGGTTCGAGTGTTACACCGACATCCTCGAGGAGGCCGGGTACTCAGTCGGGCAGACCGGAAAGGCGTGGGGGCCTGGAACGCTGGAGGGAAGCGGTCGGATCCGCAATCCCGCAGGCCCCGGGTTCAAGGACTTTGCGGCGTTCCTCGACCAGGCGCCGAAGGACAAGCCGTTCTGCTTCTGGTTCGGCAGCACGAACCCCCACCGGCCCTATGAGCTGGGGACGGGCGCAAGATCCGGCATGAACGCTGAGGATGTGGCTGTCCCCGGGTTCCTGCCCGACACGCCGGAGGTCCGCAGCGACATCCTGGACTACTACTACGAGGTTCAACTCTTCGACCGGCAGCTTGGCGAGCAGCTTGCCGTCCTGGACGAGAGAGGCCTCGTCGAGAATACCATCGTAGTCGTGACCAGCGACAACGGCATGCCGTTCCCGCGCTCGAAGGCCAACGTCTACGACACAAGCTGCCACATGCCGCTCGCCGTCCGATGGCCTCAGAAGGTCAAGGGCGCGCGCAAGGTAGACGGTTTCGTGAGCCACACCGACTTCGCCCCCACGTTCCTGGAGGCTGCCGGGATCAAGCCGCGGTCGGACATGACCGGCAAGAGCCTGCTGGGCGTGCTGACCAGGGGCAGGTCGCCGGAACGGGACTGCATCTTCCTCGAGCGCGAGCGTCACGCTAATGTGCGCAAGGACAATGCGGCGTATCCGATGCGGGCCGTCCGCACGACGGAGTTCCATTACATCTGGAACCCCTTCCCCGAGCGATGGCCTGCGGGTGATCCGAAGGAGTATACCCCGAAGGCACTCGGGTTTGGGGACATAGACGGCAGCCCCACCAAGACGCTGGTAGTCACTGGGCATAGCGACGAGGGTGTCGCGAAGTACGCCCGACTGGCGATCGACAAGCGGCCGGAGGAGGAGCTCTACGACCTCAGGAAGGACCCCTGGCAGATCGAGAACGTCGCCGACAAGCCCGAGTATGCCGCGGCGAAGAAGGATATGCGAGCGCGTCTCGACAAGTGGATGAAGGAAACCGGCGATCCGCGGGCGGTTAACCCTCGTGACGAGCGGTGGGACAAGTATGGATACTCCGGGAGAAGAGCGCCTGTTCCGGCACAGAAGTAG
- the galE gene encoding UDP-glucose 4-epimerase GalE, with product MMILVTGGAGYIGSHTVKMLLEHGYETVTFDSMELGHPEAVLGGEIFRGDLMDPQSVYRAFEDYPIDAVVHFAAYAAVGDSVANPEKYFRNNMVGGLNLLQAMLSHGVEHIIFSSSAATYGEPNHVPIEEAHPQSPTNPYGETKLMFEKVLRWYDVAYGMKSVSLRYFNASGADPDGKIGEDHEPEQHLIPLILQVPLGKRDSIRVFGTDWDTPDGTCIRDYIHVNDLAEAHILALRALERGAETTAYNLGNGDGYSVKQVIETAEKVVGRRIAWEPACRRPGDPARLVAGSDKLRGELNWQPKYPQLDRIIETAWNWHVGHPNGYGV from the coding sequence ATAATGATACTCGTCACCGGCGGCGCCGGGTACATAGGTTCACACACCGTCAAAATGCTGCTCGAACACGGCTACGAGACCGTCACGTTCGACAGCATGGAACTCGGCCATCCCGAGGCCGTGCTAGGCGGCGAGATCTTCCGGGGCGACCTGATGGACCCGCAGTCGGTCTATCGCGCTTTCGAGGACTATCCCATAGATGCCGTCGTCCACTTCGCGGCATATGCGGCTGTGGGCGACTCGGTTGCGAACCCCGAGAAGTACTTCCGCAATAACATGGTCGGCGGTCTGAACCTCCTGCAGGCGATGCTGAGTCACGGCGTCGAACACATCATATTCTCGTCCAGCGCGGCAACCTACGGGGAGCCGAATCACGTCCCGATCGAGGAGGCCCATCCGCAGTCGCCGACCAACCCGTACGGCGAGACGAAGCTGATGTTCGAGAAGGTCCTGAGATGGTATGACGTCGCCTACGGGATGAAGTCGGTCTCGCTCCGTTACTTCAACGCCTCGGGCGCGGACCCGGACGGCAAGATCGGCGAGGACCACGAACCGGAGCAGCATCTCATCCCGCTGATCCTGCAGGTGCCGCTCGGGAAGCGCGACAGCATCAGGGTTTTCGGCACCGACTGGGATACGCCCGACGGCACGTGTATCCGCGACTACATTCACGTGAACGATCTCGCCGAAGCGCACATTCTCGCCCTGAGGGCGCTCGAGCGGGGCGCGGAGACGACCGCCTACAACCTCGGCAACGGCGACGGGTACTCCGTCAAGCAGGTCATCGAGACGGCGGAGAAGGTTGTCGGCAGGAGAATAGCGTGGGAACCCGCGTGCAGGCGGCCCGGTGACCCCGCGAGGCTCGTCGCCGGTTCGGACAAGTTGCGCGGAGAGCTGAACTGGCAGCCCAAGTATCCCCAGTTGGACAGGATCATCGAGACCGCGTGGAACTGGCACGTCGGCCACCCGAACGGGTACGGCGTCTGA
- a CDS encoding sulfatase-like hydrolase/transferase, which yields MPGPNILWICTDQQRFDTIRAFGNPHVNTPNLDRLVSEGVSFTNAFCQAPVCTPSRASFLTGRYPRTTRTRQNGQCIPEDEVLVTKMLADEGYDCGLSGKLHLSACCRRVEQRIDDGYREFHWSHHPNPDWPENAYIHWLEAKGYKWKDLYEGAKGRYVHPGVPGELHQTTWCIEKAMEFISEEREGPWCMSVNIFDPHHPFDPPKEYLGRYDPDKLPDPKYKPGELDNKPFFQRIDHDGAYGNRGMAFSKMTPRERREITAAYYAMVELIDDNVGRIMKMLDETGQRENTIIVFQSDHGELLGDHGIYWKGPFMYDCSVRVPLIISWPGHFEQGLTCDALVELVDIVPTLLTAAGMPIPSRVQGKSLYDICAGEADPHTHRDSVLTEFYIAQPFHKKYDPQAYATMVRTRTHKLTAFHGMDEGELYDLQSDPDEFDNLWDNPAHKDVKCDMLKKCFDRSVFTMDPIPERVAEY from the coding sequence ATGCCCGGGCCCAACATCCTCTGGATCTGCACCGATCAGCAGAGATTCGATACCATCCGCGCGTTCGGGAATCCGCACGTCAACACGCCGAACCTCGACCGGCTCGTCTCCGAGGGAGTCTCATTCACCAACGCATTCTGCCAGGCTCCGGTCTGCACGCCAAGCAGGGCCTCGTTCCTGACCGGGCGCTATCCCCGCACGACGCGCACCCGCCAGAATGGCCAGTGCATCCCGGAGGACGAGGTGCTCGTCACGAAGATGCTCGCGGATGAGGGCTACGACTGCGGGCTCTCCGGCAAGCTCCACCTCTCTGCCTGCTGCAGGAGAGTCGAGCAGCGGATAGACGACGGCTACCGGGAGTTCCACTGGAGCCACCACCCCAACCCCGACTGGCCGGAGAACGCATACATCCACTGGCTGGAGGCGAAGGGCTACAAGTGGAAGGATCTCTACGAAGGAGCGAAGGGCCGGTACGTGCATCCCGGAGTCCCCGGGGAGCTGCATCAGACGACATGGTGCATCGAGAAGGCGATGGAGTTCATCAGCGAGGAGCGCGAGGGTCCGTGGTGCATGAGCGTCAACATCTTCGATCCGCACCACCCGTTCGATCCGCCCAAGGAGTACCTCGGCCGCTACGATCCGGACAAGCTGCCCGACCCGAAGTACAAGCCCGGCGAGCTCGATAATAAGCCGTTCTTCCAGCGTATAGACCACGACGGCGCCTACGGCAACCGGGGGATGGCATTCAGCAAGATGACTCCGCGGGAGCGGCGGGAGATCACCGCCGCCTACTACGCGATGGTCGAACTCATAGACGACAACGTCGGCCGGATCATGAAGATGCTCGACGAAACCGGTCAGCGCGAGAACACGATCATTGTCTTCCAGAGCGACCACGGCGAGCTGCTCGGCGACCACGGAATCTACTGGAAGGGCCCGTTCATGTACGACTGCTCGGTCCGCGTGCCGCTGATCATCTCGTGGCCGGGACACTTCGAGCAGGGGCTGACGTGCGACGCGCTCGTGGAACTGGTGGACATCGTGCCCACGCTCCTCACCGCCGCCGGGATGCCGATTCCCAGCCGGGTGCAGGGGAAGTCGCTCTACGATATTTGCGCGGGAGAGGCCGATCCGCATACTCATCGGGACTCCGTGCTCACGGAGTTCTACATCGCCCAGCCGTTCCACAAGAAGTACGACCCTCAGGCCTACGCGACGATGGTCCGCACCCGAACGCACAAGCTGACGGCTTTCCATGGCATGGACGAGGGTGAGTTGTACGATCTGCAGTCGGACCCGGATGAGTTCGATAACCTGTGGGACAACCCGGCGCACAAGGATGTTAAGTGCGACATGCTGAAGAAATGCTTCGATAGAAGCGTGTTCACGATGGACCCGATTCCGGAGCGAGTGGCGGAGTACTGA